Within the Rhodothermales bacterium genome, the region AAGCAAAATCCTCGGCGGTGCCGCTCGCCTTGAGGGCAAAGACATTTTCGGCGCCCACCACACGCTCCAGGGAGGGCCGCATACGCTCGCCCAGCGGCGGGTCGTTCACCGTAACCGGTAGGCCTCGTTCGTAGACAAATTCGTAGGTGCCGCCGGCAGCCGCGGTCGTATGCCGGATCACTTCTTCCATGCGCCGCTCGATGAGGGCCTGTACGGCCGGGTCGTAGGTCCTCACGGTGCCTTCCAGGTAGACCTCCGCCGGAATGATGTTGCTCCGCTCGCCGCCGCGGATGATGCCTGTCGTGATGACGCCATCATCCAGCGCGGACAGGTTGCGCGACTTGATGGTCTGGAGCCCGAGCACTACTTGAGCGGCCGTGACGATCGGGTCCACACCCGCTTCCGGCTCCGCGCCGTGGGACTGCCGGCCGATGATGCGGGCCGTCCACTGGTCGGCCGCGGCCATGACCGGCCCAAACGTAAACCCGAGTTGGCCGACTTCGAGCGAAGGGAGGGCATGCAGGGCGAAGATGGCTTCCGGACGCGGATCGGCGAAGGCGCCTTCTTCCAGCATGAGGGGCGCGCCTCCTTCCTCGCCGGCGGGAGGCCCTTCCTCGGCGGGTTGGAAGATAAAGACGACGGAGCCGGCGAGGGACGCCTTCATCTCCGCCAGCACACTCGCCACCCCCAGGCCCACGCTCACGTGGATGTCGTGCCCGCACGCGTGCATCACACCGACCTCCTGGCCGCCGTAGGTGGTCCGCTTCGTCGATGCAAACGGAAACCCGGTGGCTTCGACCACCGGCAACGCGTCCATATCCGCCCGCAGCGCCACGACCGGGCCCGGCTGGCCGCCCCGGAGTACGCCGACCACCCCGGTGAGGGCGATGCCGGTCCGCACTTCATCGAAACCGAGCGTGCGCAGGTGCTCGGCCACCAGAGCCGCCGTTTCATGTTCGCGATTCGACAGCTCGGGATTCTGGTGGATCTGATGCCGGAACGCGATCGCCTGCGGGGTGTGTCGCTGCACGTACGCGTCGAGATCAGGCGCCGAGCCCTGGGCGGCTGCGACTTGAAACGTGCACACAGAAAGGAGCAGAGTGGCAGACAGGCGGAGTGTTTTCATCGGATCAGGCCATAGGGGTTCAGGTACCACAAAATGTAGCGTACGGGCCGAAGCCGGCCGGCGCCGGCTCGGTATACGCCTCCCACCCTTCTCGCTCGACGAACGGGTCGGACACGGCTTCCAGCAGCCGGTCGAACGGCTGGAGATCACCCCGATCCATGGCAGCCTCGAGCGTGGCCTCCACGAGGTGGTTTCGGGGGATGTACAGGGGGTTCACGCGGTTCATCGCGGCGGCGCGTTCGGTGGCCGGCGCCGGCTCGCGGGCGAGCCGCTCCCTCCAGGCGCCGAGCCAGGCATCGATGCGCGCCGGCTCGCGGAAGAGGGCACGCACCGGCTCCACCTGCCCGAGCGCCGCGGCAGAGAGATAGCGGAAAAATAGTGTAAAATCGACCTCCTGCCCCTCCATCGCGCCAAGCAGGTCAGCCACTATGCCGGCATCCTCCGCTGCCGGCGTGCCGAGGCCGAGCTTCCGGCGCATGCCTCCCAGGTAAGCGGCTTCATACTGCTCCATAAACGACCGCACG harbors:
- a CDS encoding amidohydrolase, whose product is MKTLRLSATLLLSVCTFQVAAAQGSAPDLDAYVQRHTPQAIAFRHQIHQNPELSNREHETAALVAEHLRTLGFDEVRTGIALTGVVGVLRGGQPGPVVALRADMDALPVVEATGFPFASTKRTTYGGQEVGVMHACGHDIHVSVGLGVASVLAEMKASLAGSVVFIFQPAEEGPPAGEEGGAPLMLEEGAFADPRPEAIFALHALPSLEVGQLGFTFGPVMAAADQWTARIIGRQSHGAEPEAGVDPIVTAAQVVLGLQTIKSRNLSALDDGVITTGIIRGGERSNIIPAEVYLEGTVRTYDPAVQALIERRMEEVIRHTTAAAGGTYEFVYERGLPVTVNDPPLGERMRPSLERVVGAENVFALKASGTAEDFAYFAMETPGFFFRLGTTKPGTTSGGLHTPTMTADDSAVPVGIRAMTALVLDYLAGGKP